Part of the Notamacropus eugenii isolate mMacEug1 chromosome 5, mMacEug1.pri_v2, whole genome shotgun sequence genome is shown below.
ATGCCAATGGGTGAATCAGGGAGTTGGATAGATGAAACAATGAGGAGATAAAGTactgagagagaaaagacaggcACAGAACACCAGGAAGAAATTTTCTACAGGATAAGTTTTTTTCCAAGGGCATTGAAAGAACATGAGATTTTATAACGTGAAACACACATTTTTACAGAGAAGTGGAGACATTTTATGGGTACAGTAAAATCCTGGGTTATGTTTTCCACTCGATTCCGCCCTCACCTGAGTAGAAATTGAAGCATCTTTTAATGTggtttttctctccattccccaGATTCTCCATCCTTACTTAAAAGAAAATGGCAACAGAAAATCACTCTACAGTGACTGCGTTTATCCTTGCAGGATTTACAGATCGTCCAGAATTCcagctccctcttttctttctattccttgcAATCTACATGATCACTATGGTGGGAAACCTGGGCATGATTACACTCATTGGGCTGAATTCCAACCTTCATACCCCCATGTACTATTTTCTCAGCAATTTGTCATTTGTCGATCTCTGCTACTCTTCTGTTATTACTCCCAAGATGCTAGGAAATTTTGTATTGGAGAAAAACACAATCTCTTATCCAGGGTGCATGACTCAGCTctattttttccttgtatttgttaTTGCTGAGTGTTACATGCTGACAGTGATGGCATATGATCGTTATGTAGCCATCTGTAGCCCACTGCTCTATAAGGTCATCATGTCCCATCATATCTGCTCCCTACTGGTAGCCACAGTGTATGTAATGGGATTCATTGGTTCAACAATAGAGACAGTCCTTATGTTGAAATTGTCTTATTGTAAATTCCTCATCAGTCATTACTTCTGTGATATCCTCCCCCTCATGAAACTTTCCTGCTCCAGTACCTATGATATCGAGATGGTGATTTTCTTTTTGGCTGGATTTAACATCATAGCAACGAGTTTAACAGTCCTTGTTTCTTATGCTTTCATCCTCTCCAGCATCCTCCGCATCCGCTCCACTGAAGGCAGGTCCAAAGCCTTCAGCACCTGCAGCTCCCACATTGCAGCTGTTGGTCTATTTTATGGGTCTACtgcatttatgtatttaaaacctTCAACAGCCAGCTCCCTGGCCCAAGAGAATGTAGCTTCTGTATTTTACACCACAGTGATCCCCATGCTAAATCCCCTAATCTATAGCCTGAGGAACAAAGAGGTAAAAGCTGCCCTGCAGAAAACCTTGAGGAAAAATAGGTCCTGATGCAAGTATCATTATTATCCCCTATTCTTCAGTCTATTGGTTAAAGAACATGTTGTGAGTGAAAGCAAGAGAGACCTTAGAAGATTTAAAATATGGGTATGAGGAGTGAGCAGCTCTCCCCTTGACTCTTTTTCTTCTATAACCTAAGACTCACTATAGACACATCCCATCTATGTCCCCCACCCTCCCAGAAGCATAACAATAATCCTTAAGGACTCACCTGGTCATTTTCAAGCAGATCTTTCAGATAAGTATAGCAAAGCATTAAAGATCACAGTCACATAAACTGCCAGCTGTGACTTTTCCCCAGATCTCTTCATAACTTGGAATTTGAAAGAGAATCTGAAATGTAGTATAAAAGAGAATTCTTTTCCCTCCACacttagggagaaaaaaaattacattcctAAAAGTGCAGAGGATAATGAATCTCCAAGTTTCACATTAGAATcccataagaaaaaaaaccctgagcagagcccaggAAAAAGATAAAACCTGTTTAGGATTATTGTAGGAGACAAATGTAACCAAATCCACCTGAGGGACTGAATCTCTGCCATCTATTCCTTCTTTGCAGtgaagaggatggaagaaaacctGCCATCATCCTAATTGCCAACCACACAGAATAGGCAGATTGCAGAAAGGTGGAGAACATCAGAATGTGAAGGATGTTTTGTTTGGGTTAAGGGCACTCTGTATTTTCTCACGTAGGTTTTGAAGTTAACTATCTTAAAAATTAACAGAGAAGTGGCTCATTAGAtagggtgccaggcctgaagtcaggaagactcatcttcctgagttcagatctggcttcagacacttactagttgtgtgaccctgggcaagtcacttaaccttgtttacttcagtttccctcagctgttaaatgagctggagaagaaaatcaaaacaaaacaaagcaaatcactccagtatctctgccaagaaaacccacaaaGAGTTATACAGAGctacaaaacaactgaacaacaacaacaaatctttaaaatcacaaaaaaatgaagcagaaaaggaaaccaatgaaaaaaggaaaaggaagaaaagaagtgggagaagaagctggagaaaagaagaccttAGTTTAGGAAACAAAATTGGTGTGACTTTTGGTCATGAACTAGGAAATATGGCACATCAACCCAAAATAGCAGGCTGCCCAATTTTCCCTTTCGGGTTTCCAGGTCCTCAACAACATATTTTCCAAAGCTATTAAAGTGAAAACTCTACTACCCTCCCCTCTTCTATTCCCATTCCAAATCCACATTGAATTCCTATTCTGTTTGAATCAGGCTTAAGTACAATTTGTACAATTTTTCTAATCTTGGAATAATTTTGCACTATCCAGGACCCTATAATGAATATATGTCGATTAGTGGGACACAACTAtaagaactgaacaacaaaaagaacataaatataatgtaatgaaTCTAAAATCTTTTAGAATTGGGCTTTAGAAAAAAGTTCATCATTTCATCAGTTTCCAAAGACAAAACATTATTAGGCTAAGTTCTCTTTACACAATCAGGCAGCCTATGAAAGGCGCAGCATGTGGACATATCAGCCACTTTCCCATTCAATAAACACCAGTGATTCCCTCTTGTCTCCAAGATCAAACATTAAATCTTCTATTTAGTTTTAAAACCATTCACAACCTTGCTCCTCCTGCCTTTACAGCCATTTTGTGCCTTACTTCTCTCCACAAACTCTACAATCCAATGATTCTGGGTTCCTTGCTATTTCTTGAGTACAACAGTCCATCTCAAAAGCTCTGGGTGTTTTCACTGTCCATAAGCCACATGTGGaacttccctccctcttcctctctgccttctgGAAGCCTTTTCTGGTCCTTCTTAATACTTAGTGTCATCCCTTTGAGATTGTACCCAGtttatcctgaatatatcttatttgtacaaagtTTTTTGCATGtcgtctcctccattagactgtgaactccttgatagAAAGATTATTTAGGGTtgggttatttcatttgatttgggGGGTTTGGGTTTTCTTGGAGGGGAGTTTTTGCccttactttgtatccccagcatttagcccagtgcctggcacatagtaatattaataaatgtttattgacttggaTTAACTAGAAAAGAAGTACTCAACCATTCTTCTCCCTGGCTGTCTTTTCTCTCAAACTACAcccctgttttttcttttctcattcccaCTCAGAATTTTCTAGCTCCCTATTTCCTTCAACTACATTCTTCCTAGGCTAGTTATTCCTTTGCACTGTCCTCTAAGGACTAGCCTATCCATGTTCATAGAGGCTCATTATCATATTGCCCAAAAGATAGTTAATTTTTCAGCCACAATAACTCTCAAAGACTGTTTATCAGTTTTTGAGAGTTTCAATCTGTAtcacagcaaaaaataaaaaaatcatagatttttgaaatattgaagtaaGAGTTTAAAAATGCAACAGAAAAGTCAAAGGAAGGATGGTTCTAATGTCAAATGCAGCATGATTTGCTTAGTGGAGGGAGCAAAAGCGCAAAGCTTAAGTTATCTTTGGAATAAAGTGGGCTAGTGACATGGGATACCCAACTCTAGCTGAGCCTAGGGGCTCCATCTCCACCCTAAACCACAAAATGAGGGTGGTCAACACATTTAAGCAAATGCCATCCAAATTCCACACCAATTATATAGGGGATGGGGACTGGCCCTATAGCTCTTCATCACCCAcgcctcccttccccaccccccagcagTCCTGCAGAAAATAACTCATTAATGAGAGGCTTGCATAAAGCCATGAGGCCCCACCCAGGCTCTGGATAGACCTTGAGGGGAAAGATGATTATTCTGTTCTGACCCTCCATTCTCAGAGGCACACCCAAGCCCCAAGCCTCCCTCTAATTAACTTGGTACTGGGCTAGCACCCTGGGTCCTGGCCAGTTATTTACAGAACAGTCCCTTGCTCATGGCATAATTCATTTCTGGACTGCAGACTCGCTCATCTCAGAGCCCTGAAGCCTCAAGCTGCTTTCTGCTACTCTCTACCCCTGGGTTTCCCTCCCAACGGCTCTGCAGGCCCCCCATTCAAGAGCATCATGTCCCTCGCACACACCGCTGCAGAGTACATGCTCTCAGATGCCCTGCTGCCTGATCGTAGAGGCCCGCACCTCAAGGGGCTGCGCCTGGAGCTGCCCATCGATCGAATCATCAAGTTTGTGACTGTTGGCTTTCCTCTGTTGCTGATGTCCTTGGCGTTTGCCCAGGAGTTCTCCCCTGGTAAGCTGCTGGCTCTTCCCAGAGCTGTcggaaggagggaaatatttccttctctctgcccGAGTCCTgcacctctcccctcctcttctcaccTCCCCACCACCAAAGCCATTTCCCTACTCTAGCTGGTTGGTTTGTTTTCCCCTATTAACAAAAAACATCAAACAGTTAAGGCTTGGGGTACCTGAGTTTTCTTCCTGGTCCTGACACCTTTTTATCGTATGGTAATAGCTAGCCTCTATACAAAGCTTTAATGTTTAGCAGAGATCTTTTCATGTTA
Proteins encoded:
- the OR8A1 gene encoding olfactory receptor 8A1; this translates as MATENHSTVTAFILAGFTDRPEFQLPLFFLFLAIYMITMVGNLGMITLIGLNSNLHTPMYYFLSNLSFVDLCYSSVITPKMLGNFVLEKNTISYPGCMTQLYFFLVFVIAECYMLTVMAYDRYVAICSPLLYKVIMSHHICSLLVATVYVMGFIGSTIETVLMLKLSYCKFLISHYFCDILPLMKLSCSSTYDIEMVIFFLAGFNIIATSLTVLVSYAFILSSILRIRSTEGRSKAFSTCSSHIAAVGLFYGSTAFMYLKPSTASSLAQENVASVFYTTVIPMLNPLIYSLRNKEVKAALQKTLRKNRS